The genomic window CCCGGTGTCGTATCGGGACGACGCGACCGATCGGATCGCGGACCGATGCGCGCCGCTCGAGGGTGTCACTGGTGATGTCGACGGGGGCGGTTTCCGCGGAGCCACCCACGGCACCGCCGTCGGCGGTCGCCAGCCCGTCGCCGTAGGTCCCGTCGCTTCGGTTCCAGTCGGTTGCATCCGCCCGCGCGCTCGCGGTGATTTCGTCCCACGTGCGATCCGTCGACCGGTCGTCGACGACGTAGATCCGGTCGACGAACGCGGGCATCTCGCGGATCACATCGCCGACGAACCCCTCCTCGTTGTACGCCGGAACGACGACGCCGATCGTGTGTTCTCGGTACATTATAACCGTTTGTAGCTGGAGACGAGTCCGTCCAATCGCTCTTCGAACGTTCCGTCGACGTCGACCGCGATCGGCTCCTCGCTCATGGCCGACACGATCGCCTCGAAGTCGAGGTCGTCGAAGGCGCTGTGTGGCGTTCCGATCACGATGCCGTCGGCCCCGTCGGGCGAAACCGTCGATCGAACCTCGATCCCGAACTCGTCGCGGACGGCGTCGTCGTCGGCGATCGGATCGACCCCGACGACCGACACGCCGAACTCCTCGAGGGATTCGATCACCCCATCGATCGCGGACGTTCTGATGTCGCCGACATCGGGCTTATACGCCAACCCGAGCACCAGAACGGTGCTGTCTCGAAGGACGTTTCCGCCGTCGTTGAGCGCCTTCATCGTCATGTTGGCGACGTGCTCCGGAACGTAGCTGTTGACCTCCCGCCCCTTCCGGATGAGTTCCGGCGAGAAGCCGTTCCGTTCCGTTTCGTAGATCAGGTAGAACGGGTCGACCGGAATGCAGTGGCCGCCGACAAGTCCCGGCTCGTACTCGTGGAAGTTCCACTTCGTGCCCGCCGCCTCGAGGACGGCGCTCGTGTCCAGGCCCAAGTGACTGCACGCGATCGCCAGCTCGTTGACGAGGGCGATGTTCAGGTCCCGTTGGACGTTCTCGATGCACTTGGCCGTCTCGGCGGCCTCGATCGTCGGCGTTTCGTGGACGTCAGCGTCGACGACGGTTTCGAACAGTGACGCGAGTTCGGCCCGCGTCCCCTCGGTCAGTCCGCTGACGAGCTTGGTGACGGTTCGGATCGTGTGCTCTCGATCGCCCGGCACGACCCGCTCCGGGGCGTATCCCACGCCGAACTCCTCGCCGGCGGTCATCCCCGAGTGCTGCTCGATCGCCGGCGCGAACACCGACCGTGTCCCGCCCGGATAGACGGTCGACTCGAGGGCCGCGATCGACCCGGGCTGAATGTGCCGGCCGATGATCCGCCCGGCGTCGGCGACGAACGAGAGGTCCGGCTTCTCGGAGCCGTCGACGGGCGTGGGAACGGTGACGATGACGTATTCGACGTCGGCGATCACGCTCGCGTCGCTCGTGAACTCGATCGAACTGGTCGCGATCTCGCGGTCGCCGATATCGTCCGTCGGGTCCGTCCCCGACTCGAGGGTTTCGACTTTTGCCGGGTCGATGTCGAACCCCCATACCTCGTGGCCCGCGGCGTCGAACTCGTAGGCCAAGGGGAGCCCGACGTAGCCGAGTCCGACGATGCAGATCCGCGCCTCGTCCGCGCCGAGGTCGGGCGTCGCGTACTGGGAATCACTCATCGGTCTCACCCCCGATGACGATCACTCGGTGGTCGGTCTCCGCGACCGTTTCGTCTTCCAGTGCCGCCCGGCCGTCGACGACGACGAGTCGGCCGCCCTCGCGCTCGAGGTCGTCCCACCGGATCGCGTCGAACTCCTCGTGGGGCGTGACCAGCACTGCGCCGTCGACGGGTCGGTCATACAGGTCCTCGAGCGAGACGGGGGTCACCCCCCGCTCCTCGAACGGTTCGAACGAGTCGAGGACCGGATCGACGCCGTAGACCTCGGCCCCGAACGCCGCGAGTCGGTCGGCGATCCCGAGCGCCGGCGACGCCCGAGTCTCCTCGACGCCGGGGCGGTAGGTGAGTCCGAGGAGTGCGATCGCGGTATCGGCCAACTCGGTTCGCTCCGTGGCGAACGCCTCGCGGAGCGTATCGACCGTGTACGACGGCATCGAGTCGTTGACCGCTCGAGCGGTCCGCAACAGCGGCGCGTCCGTCTCGAAGGGCTCGATGACGAAGTAGGGGTAGAACGGAATGCAGTGGCCGCCGACGCCGGGTCCGGGGTCGTGGATATTGCAGTAGGGCTGCGTGTTGGCGACCTCGATCGCATCCCTGACGTCGATACCGAAGTCGTCGGTGAACGTCGCCAGTTCGTTCGCGAGCGCGATGTTGACGTCCCTGTAGAGCCCTTCGAAGACCTTCACGGCCTCCGCCGTCGCGGTGTCGGCGACCGCGATCACGCCCTCGTCGTTGATCGTCTCGTAGACCGCCGTCGCCGCGCGGGTGCTCTCGGCGTCGACGCCGCCGACGACCTTGGGGTACGCGCCGCGGATGTCCGCGAGCGCCCGACCGCTCGCGGTCCGCTCCGGACAGAACGCCAGTCCGAACTCGCCGCGGTCGAGCCCCGACGCGTCCTCGAGTGCGGGCAGCACCCGGTCGCTCGTCGTCCGCGGCGGGACGGTGCACTCGACGAGGACGAGGTCCCCAGCATCCAGCCCGGCACCGATCGCCTCGGTGACGGCGTCGAGGACCGAGAGGTCGGGTTCGTTCTCGTCGGTGATCGGCGTCGGGACGATGACGACGTGGACCGACGCCCGCTCGGCGGCCTCGCGCGGACTCGTCGTCGCGGACAGTGCGTCGTCGGCGACCGTCTCGCCGACGAGCGACGGGAGTCCCGGCTCCCGCTTTAGGTGGCAGTTACCGTCGTTGATCGACGCGACGACATCCGGGTCGATGTCGGCTCCGCGGACGTTCCCCGTCGTCTCCGCGAACACCGCCGCCACGGGAAGCCCCATCTTGCCGAGCCCGTAGACGGCGACCGGAATCGCCCCGCTCGCGAACGCGTCCCGCTGTCGGGCTGATGGTCGATCGACCCCGTACAGGCGGTCGCCGTCGCGGTCGCGTCGGTGGCGCTGCTCAGTCATGTGCGACCTCCACGCCCGCGGCGGTTCGATCGCTCTCTCCCTGCGCCTCGATCCGCTTTGCGATCGCGAGAGCGGCGAGCCCGTCGTCGACCGTCACCCGCGGCGGCTCGCCCGAGGCGGCCGTCTCGAGGAACGCCGCGAGTTCGTTGCGAAGCGGTTCCTCGTTCGGGACGCGGGGTCGTTCGACGAGGCTCTCGTGTCTGAACCGGACGTCGCCGTTCTCTTCGACGTACTCGGGGACCGAGCGGCGGTGGATCTCGATCGACTGGTCGATGTAATCGACTTCGACGAGACACTCCTCGGCGGTCACCTCGAGCGTCCGCACCTTCCGCTGGGTCAATCGACTGGCCGTCAGCGAGGCCATCGCGCCGGAGTCGAACTCGAGGAGCGCCGCGGCGTGTCGGTTGTCACTGACGCCACTGCTCTGTATCGCAGTAGGCTCTGCATCAAGCAGGGAGCGCACGATATCGATATCGTGAATCATCAGGTCGAGGACCGCACTGTCGTCGATGGCGCGGTCCGGCGGCGGGCCGAGCCGCTCGGCCGAAATACCGACGACCGACAGGTCGGCGATCATCGACTCGAGCGTCTCCACGGCGGGATTGAACCGTTCGATGTGCCCGATCTGGACCGGAACGGCCGCCGCGTTCGCCGCCGATCGGAGTTTCCGCCCCGTCTCGAGGTCCTCGGCGACGGGTTTCTCGACGAGGGTCGCGACGCTGGCCTCGAGACAGTCCGTCGCCACGTCGTAGTGGTGTGCGGTGGGGACGACGACCGAGACGGCATCGACGGACGCGAGGAGGTCATCGAGTCCCATCGGGGACGCGCCGTACTCGGTCGCGACGGCCGTCGCGCGGTCCGCGTCGATGTCGAAGACGCCGACGAGGTTCGCGTCGGGGAGCCCGTGGTACACTCGCGCGTGGTTTCGCCCCATCGAGCCGACGCCGACGACGCCGACATCGAGTTGCCGTTCAGGCGGCATAGTCGGCGATCACCCCCGTAATGCGGTCGATATCGTCGGCGGAGACGTTCGGGTGGACCGGGATCGACAGCACCTCGGCGGCCGCTCGCTCCGCCGCCGGCGCGTCGTGGGTCACGCCGTCGTAGGCCGGTTGCTCGTGGATACAGGCGGGGTAATAGACGCCGGCCCCCACGTCGTGTGCCGCGAGGTGGTCCCGCATCGCCCGCCGATCGTCCGTCCGAACGGTATACTGATGATACGCGTGTCGCGTGTGTGCCGGTTCGGTCGGCAGCGACAGCGACGTTCCGGCGAGCCCGTCGGTCAGCCGAGCGGCGTTCTCCCGCCGCCGCTCGAGGAACGTCGGTAACCGCTCGAGTTGCGCGCGGCCGATCGCGGCCGCGAGCGACGTCATCCGGAAGTTGTGACCGACCGACGCGTGAGTCCCCTCGTCCGTGCGACCGTGATCGACGAACCGCTCGACCCCGGCCGCGACGTCGCGGCGGTCGGTCAGGACGATCCCGCCCTCGCCGGTCGTCATGTTCTTCGTCGGATAGAACGAGAAGCAGGCGGCGTCCCCGAACGACCCGATCCGCTCGCCGCGGTACGTCGCACCGTGGGCCTGTGCGCAATCCTCGATCAGCGGCACCTCGAGTTCGGCGGCGAGGTCGACGAAGGCGTCTAGCTCGGCCGGACAGCCGTACAGGTGAACGACGAGGATCGCGTCGATGTCGTCCGTCCGCGCGACCTCGCGGGCCGCGGCCGGATCGAGGTTGTACGTGGCCGGCTCGATATCGGCGAAGACCGGCTCCGCGCCGGCGTGTCTGATGGCGTTCGCCGTCGCGACGAACGAAAACGGCGTGGTGAGCACGCGGTCGCCCGCGCCGATGCCGAGTCCCTCGAGCGCGGCGTGGAGCGCCGCCGTTCCGTTCGCCGTCGCGACGCCGAATTCGGTGTCGCAGTAGTCGGCGAACTCCCGTTCGAACGCCCGAACCTCGTCCCCGTCGGCGAGCATCCCGCTCTCGAGAACGGCCGAGACGCGGTCGGTCTCTCGCTCGCCCAGTTCGGGGTTCGCGATCGGAATCACCGGTCGTTCCCCCCGCAAAGCGACTCCGGCAGCGGCTCGTGGCTCGCCGGCGCGCCGACCGCCAGCGTCCGCTCCGGAACGTCGTCCGTCACGACGGCGCCGGCGGCGACGAACGATTCCCGGCCGACGGTTACGCCCGGAAGGATCGTCGCGTTCGCGCCGACCGAGACGTGATCCTCGAGAACCGGCCCCTCGAGATCCGTCTCCCGCCGGAGCGGATACGGATCGTTCGTCAGGACGGCGTGTGGCCCGAGAAAGACGTGATCGCCGATCGTACTCTCCGCGGGAACGTACGCACCCGTCTGGAGGCTCACGCTCGAGCCGATCGTCGTGGTGCCGTCGACGACCGCGTTCGTTCCGACGAGGACATCGTCACCGATCTCCGTTCCCTCACGAACGAGCGCGAAGTGGCCGGTATCGAACCGGTCACCGATGACGACATCGTTGTAAATAATCGTTCCCGGTCTGATCGTCGGATCGGCCCCGATAACCGGTTTCCGGCTCTCTTCGTCGTATTCGTATCCGATCGTCTCCGTCCCTCTTGTAGTCATGTCTGGTACCCCCGTGCTCATGCTCTCGGTCCCGACATGGCCACTGTATTTCAAAAGCAAGAGAGATCGTTTCAGCGGTAAACAGCCGTAGAACCGCGGATTCGAGACAGCGGTCACATCCCGCCGTCTATCACGCCGTTTCTCGACGATGACAATGGCTACTAGTGAATAGTGGGACTGCTCGGAGCCAAGATCGTGTTTCCGGGACGAAACGCGGACCGGTGAGTCGACATCCCCGCGCGCGAAAACCGCGGTGACGGCCTCGTTTCGAGTAGCGCGGTCGTCGGTCTCGAAAAAGTTTCTTGGCGTACATCTAGTCGAAATTACCTCCTCTCAGAAAGGGGAGAATCGGTGCAGTATCGCGGTTCGAAATCGATTCGCGTCGCTCTCGAGCGCGTCTCGTTTCGACCGGATTGAGAGGACAGTATCCGAACCCGTCCCCGATCACGACACCGGTCGGCGAGCGATCGGGTATCGAAGCGCCGGGAAAACCGCGTTCTGAAATCGCGAACGAAGAAACAAAAGGAACGACGCTACCGGTCACGCCGGTCGGAAATCGACCGTGTGGCGGACGTAGCGAATATTACGCTTCGACCCAAGTGTTCGTCGCGGAGACGGACGTGAGCTGGACGTTCTCGTTCTCCTGCAGACTGATCTGCGAGCTGCCGGC from Natrinema versiforme includes these protein-coding regions:
- a CDS encoding nucleotide sugar dehydrogenase is translated as MSDSQYATPDLGADEARICIVGLGYVGLPLAYEFDAAGHEVWGFDIDPAKVETLESGTDPTDDIGDREIATSSIEFTSDASVIADVEYVIVTVPTPVDGSEKPDLSFVADAGRIIGRHIQPGSIAALESTVYPGGTRSVFAPAIEQHSGMTAGEEFGVGYAPERVVPGDREHTIRTVTKLVSGLTEGTRAELASLFETVVDADVHETPTIEAAETAKCIENVQRDLNIALVNELAIACSHLGLDTSAVLEAAGTKWNFHEYEPGLVGGHCIPVDPFYLIYETERNGFSPELIRKGREVNSYVPEHVANMTMKALNDGGNVLRDSTVLVLGLAYKPDVGDIRTSAIDGVIESLEEFGVSVVGVDPIADDDAVRDEFGIEVRSTVSPDGADGIVIGTPHSAFDDLDFEAIVSAMSEEPIAVDVDGTFEERLDGLVSSYKRL
- a CDS encoding nucleotide sugar dehydrogenase, with the translated sequence MTEQRHRRDRDGDRLYGVDRPSARQRDAFASGAIPVAVYGLGKMGLPVAAVFAETTGNVRGADIDPDVVASINDGNCHLKREPGLPSLVGETVADDALSATTSPREAAERASVHVVIVPTPITDENEPDLSVLDAVTEAIGAGLDAGDLVLVECTVPPRTTSDRVLPALEDASGLDRGEFGLAFCPERTASGRALADIRGAYPKVVGGVDAESTRAATAVYETINDEGVIAVADTATAEAVKVFEGLYRDVNIALANELATFTDDFGIDVRDAIEVANTQPYCNIHDPGPGVGGHCIPFYPYFVIEPFETDAPLLRTARAVNDSMPSYTVDTLREAFATERTELADTAIALLGLTYRPGVEETRASPALGIADRLAAFGAEVYGVDPVLDSFEPFEERGVTPVSLEDLYDRPVDGAVLVTPHEEFDAIRWDDLEREGGRLVVVDGRAALEDETVAETDHRVIVIGGETDE
- a CDS encoding Gfo/Idh/MocA family protein; its protein translation is MPPERQLDVGVVGVGSMGRNHARVYHGLPDANLVGVFDIDADRATAVATEYGASPMGLDDLLASVDAVSVVVPTAHHYDVATDCLEASVATLVEKPVAEDLETGRKLRSAANAAAVPVQIGHIERFNPAVETLESMIADLSVVGISAERLGPPPDRAIDDSAVLDLMIHDIDIVRSLLDAEPTAIQSSGVSDNRHAAALLEFDSGAMASLTASRLTQRKVRTLEVTAEECLVEVDYIDQSIEIHRRSVPEYVEENGDVRFRHESLVERPRVPNEEPLRNELAAFLETAASGEPPRVTVDDGLAALAIAKRIEAQGESDRTAAGVEVAHD
- a CDS encoding DegT/DnrJ/EryC1/StrS aminotransferase family protein — translated: MIPIANPELGERETDRVSAVLESGMLADGDEVRAFEREFADYCDTEFGVATANGTAALHAALEGLGIGAGDRVLTTPFSFVATANAIRHAGAEPVFADIEPATYNLDPAAAREVARTDDIDAILVVHLYGCPAELDAFVDLAAELEVPLIEDCAQAHGATYRGERIGSFGDAACFSFYPTKNMTTGEGGIVLTDRRDVAAGVERFVDHGRTDEGTHASVGHNFRMTSLAAAIGRAQLERLPTFLERRRENAARLTDGLAGTSLSLPTEPAHTRHAYHQYTVRTDDRRAMRDHLAAHDVGAGVYYPACIHEQPAYDGVTHDAPAAERAAAEVLSIPVHPNVSADDIDRITGVIADYAA
- a CDS encoding DapH/DapD/GlmU-related protein — translated: MTTRGTETIGYEYDEESRKPVIGADPTIRPGTIIYNDVVIGDRFDTGHFALVREGTEIGDDVLVGTNAVVDGTTTIGSSVSLQTGAYVPAESTIGDHVFLGPHAVLTNDPYPLRRETDLEGPVLEDHVSVGANATILPGVTVGRESFVAAGAVVTDDVPERTLAVGAPASHEPLPESLCGGNDR